GCTGACCCCTGAGCCAATGTTCACCAGAAGGAGAGGGTAGGGATTCCTCAAAGTGAACGGGAGCTTCTGACAGCGTTCGGTGTCGGTTGGGTGTTGGAAATAGTAGCACTCTGAACGGCCATTGAACCCAACGGAATCGATGTACAGGACTCCTTTAATAAGGCAGTCGAGCTCATCCAGCTTACGAAGCTGAAGGTCACCCATctggcaggggaaaaaaagaatattgaagAAGTAGTTAGGGATGGGAGAGTCGATGCTCACCGCCAGCTAAATTCCAGCTGTCTCCATTCCTCCCTATGGGGACAGAGAGAGAAGTGCAGATGATAGCAAGGCTGCGTCTCACCCCCGGTGGACTGCTGACTGTCCTGGCCCTGAAGTGGAGGGCAATAAACAACCTGAACCATTGGTGGAGGCCAGGAGAATCCAATCCCACTGGGACTCGGAGGGACtggcaagaaaagcaaaggagattTAAATAGGGCGTAAATGTttgacaaaaagagaaagaaaagaaaaaacaaagcgGGAGAAATCAAGATTGTTCTTCCCTTATGTCACCGCCTGGAGAGTGCCTTAAAAAGCCTCTTTATTTGGTACATTTTTCAAGCCTTGTTTAAATATTTAGCAGACACATACTTCACCCATAAACAAGAATCTAACTGATGATAATGGAGCCACGTGACGACGTCAAACTCCAACTGCTAACCCCTTCCAGGTAATTCACCACCTTATTTGCCTGAACCTCCATCAGCAGCACAAGGTGTGCTAGAAACGAAGCTATGGGAGCAAACAAAGAGTGAAAATTAAGCATGGGAACACACAGCaatgaggaagaaagaacacTGAGCTGAGTGTAATCGCAGAGCGGCGATACAAAGCCCTGTAAGAGCACACGGCGGGGAGGGCAGGGAGCAATTTTAGAGTTACAGGAATGTTGCATGAGCTTTCAGGAGAGAACACAGCCTAATTTAGAGATGTGAACGTGACTCCACACCCTGCTTCCTGAGCTGAGTTTAATTCCAGTCTAAGCTAAGGCTTAGAAAAGCTgagaggctgcagagaaggactggggGCATTTCTAGCTTTAAGCTTCAAGTTTCGCTGCCAAATCCGAATTGTATACAAGCCAAAAATGCCTACTGTGAGAAAGTCCTGCTCAAATTTGTACGCTCCACCTCCCGTGGCACATAAGGTAGTATGGAGGCTCGAGAAGTGCTTTTCGCTTCCCATTTGAATAAAAGCAGGCATGTCATGGGTAGGAAAGCGTATAAAGTGCAGATTGCCTTTACGTCCACACAGGGAAAGGTCCTTTAGTTCAAGGTGCACATCCCGAATGCCTGTGGATCCGTAGGCCACGTTTGACGTCAGGTACTTGCGGATGTTTTTGAGGTTTTCCACTTCTTCGTCCTCCTCTTCGGCAGTGATGTCCTTTGGTTCAAAATAAACAAGTTTGACCAAGGTCCCACCGATGTCCAGGCCGAACCAAGggaagactgaaaagaaagggggaaaaaaaacagagatggtgaaacacagcagaaggaaCTGCACACACTGCCTGCACTCCAAATCCTTACTACAACCCCAGGAGCACCACGAAGGCAGACGCATCCCAGGTCTTGCAGTATCCCTCCAGCAACCTGAATCCCCAGCTATTGCTTTTTTAGAGAGCCAGAGCCAAGGATAATAGTGGTGCTCCGACATCAAAGCCGTGCACAAACGGTAACTAATTACAACACACAGCACCGAGGTAGGCAAGTAGTCTAAGATGCCCCagagagacaaaaacaaatgtcTAATTGGATTATTTTATTAGGCAAATTCCCCCACggtacaaaatatgcattagtGTCAGGCCCAGCAACATTTACAGCTGTATGAGATAATGAGCTTCTTGGAAAAGATCAAGAGAAAACCCCCATCAGATGGAATCTGAGATTAGAGCTGAGAGCTGGAACGGATTAATATTGCTATTAATGAGCTAAAGGATAGGCTGGAGCTAACGAGATACCGTAGGGCAAAATGCAGCTTATATTGGCTTATAAACCCAATATACTGCCCTGCTGCCAGAAGTGCAGTGTACCCTCTCCCTGGTGGGTGGACTCAGAGAgcatccccacctccccagcagctgctgcagccagcagcttccCAAGCTCTCCTTCAAGCATCAAATAATTTCTATGGATTTACAGAGGCCACCCCCAGCCATCACCAAGGGACAAAAGGAGGCGTGAGGTCTATTTTAGGAAGCACGTCCAAACCCCAACCACCCTCTGTTTCTGATGCATTCACCTGAaacaagaagagagagaaaaagaacagctgatGGATGAGAGAGGGAGCAACCTGCATGGCTGGCCAACAGAGAGCAACCCAAGGACTTCTGCActaacactgctgctgctttcctttctcctcactGCCTCAAGGTTCTGAACCTTCACAGAACCACGGCATGGTTTGGGTCAGAAGGGATCTTCCAGACCATCCCATTCCAACCCTTTTGTCATTTCATTCCAAACCTTTGTCACTACATCAGCTGGGAGGTTCACACCCTAAACTGCAACCTGCAGAGACAGAAACCTTCCAGATTTTAGAGCACAAGAATGGCTTTCCCAGTCCCAGTAGAGGAAAAGCTCTTTAGAAACAGCACCCCAGGTCGTTTTCAGTGTTGGCAACATCTAAAACATCGATAATCTATGGGATGATCTGGGCAGCAGGAGATGGTGCTGCTCCCAGGCCTCCCAGGCTGGAGAGAACCATCACAGACAGCTCTACAGACACCTTATGCAGGTAATTAACTTCAATCAGACagattagtgggcatggtgggaatgggttgaggttggacttgatgatcttagagctcttttccaaccttcacgATTCTGATTCTTCATTACGGATCAGAGAATCGTAAAGGTTGAAAAAGAGCTCTAAGAATCCCAACCCGTCCCCACCGACcacatcagtgccacatcccaaTGCTTCCCAAACTCCTCCAAAGATGGGATCTCTCATCATGCACAAGTTAAGAATCCGAGGAATGCTCAAAACGCTCCCAAGAAAACAGTTCTTTGGTTTACCTATGCAAACAAACACTCAAATAACCAAGATCATGGTCAAAACTTCTCCCATGTGCCATGGGTTCGATTCTTTTTGGAAAGGGGTGTGGAGCACAAAATTATTTCCAGGTATGGAGAACTGTGCTTTTTCTTACAGGAAATCAGCCAACACGAGAATGCAAGGCAGCCACAGCCATTCCCTATCCGAGAGCTAGAAAAATCCAGGCCTTCAAAGGGAGGAAGCTCTGTTGGATGAATGCCATCACCATCTGCTATCGAGATCTGTCTTCAAATGCTGATTTGTTCCACCGTTTCTCATGCACAGCTCTCTCCCTCGTGAGCCCCCAAAGGCCattctgagagctgcagcacagcacacataGGGCTGGGGGGCACCAGGACCCTTCGGGCACTGACAACCATGAGCACCACTGCTAAggtgaaaaaacaacaaataaaacacaatgcTGTTCCATGTGGAAAGTAGCAGGGATGCAAGCAAGGAGCTgcaatcatagaaccatggaatggttgggttggaagggaccttaaagtccATTCAGTCCCAATGTCCTGGGATGCCCAGGGATGCCACCATCCCTGCCCTGTAAGCTCTTGGGGGCAAGAAAACCAAAAATgcctctgcaaaataaattgctttatAAGTCTGGATGGgttataaataataacaaaactCAACAGATTTCTTCTGACTGGGTTCAAATTTGGAGAGCTGTGTCAAGATGAACGAGGTGATACAAATTACAGACCCCCAGGGGGGATTTTCTCCATGTGAGAAGTGGCGTTGCAGGTTGATCCTTCAGTTAAGAGCCAATTATTCTGGAAGCTAAGGAgatctgcctgcagagcagtgaAGACTGATGGTTTAGCTGAGGGTATGACAAGGCTGCCACGTTCCCTCTCAAATACCCAGCATTATATTGTAGTGGAAATTtaacagctggaaaagaaatcaataaaGGAACATTGGTCGGCATTAAATACAAAGTGACACCAAGTCTCCCTCTCCTCACATCTCTAAAAATAGGCTCTGCTGGGAATTCACAGCTTGTatgcaattccaaaacagaaaaagggtatttaaaaaaacatatatgTCAAAGCTTGTTTTGTattgcaaagcagctgctgatggTTTAGGTACGGGCTCCACTTTGGAACTCAGACACTTCCTACAACACAGATACAACgtccttcccctctccttttgtcagacagcacagcactgcgGATGGTGCCTGCCAGAAGCACCAGAACAAGCTGCTTATTATGATTATTTCCAAAGAACtacagcctgcagaaaagagaaatataacTTGTTTCTCAGGGAAACAAGCTAAAGCCATCTCTGCCaaggaaaacttgttttcaggcaggagcagagcaggggagcACAGGCAGACGTGGGATGGGAGAAAGCTGCTGAACCGAATCGCTGACCTATTTCTCTTATCAGAAAGAAGAttctttagaggaaaaaaaatacattccaCTGCTCATTACCATTGGGTATCACCAGCTTCATGCCTGGCACTTCGCCCTGCCTGCAGAAAGCCACTGGGTACAGCTGTACTGCAGCTATGTTAGAGTAAACTCAATGTGAATGTCCTCTTTATTCACCTGCGGTGCTTCCAGTCCAGTGAGGCTGTCCTGGTTTCATCTGGGACACAGTTAATTTTCTCCATAGTGGTTGGTGCGATGCTGTGCTTTGGCTTtgggaggaaaacaaagctggTAACGCAGCCATGTTTCAGTTTTGGCTGAgaggtgctgcacagagccaaggtcATTTCAGCTCCtcgtgctgccctgctgtgaggggctgggagggcacaaggagctgggaagagACAGAGCAAGGACAGCTGACCTTAACTGGCCAAAGAGACATTTCATACCTTATGGTGTCAAGTGGAACTATAAGACTGGggaggctgtgcagtgctgagctgcttggTAGCTTGAAGGCCTGTAGCTTCTTCAAGAGCAAGGCTGAGGTGCAGGAGGGCACGCAGCTCGACACCCACTGCATTGCTCCAAGTTTATCTCTGACAGAGGATATCACAGACAGAGCTGCACTGATGACACCGTGATCCCAAATCATACCATGCTGACCTTCCAAACGTTCTGTCAAAAACCATCATCTTGTCCTAAAACCACCCTCGCTACATTTTATGGAGCCCTTagagttgcaagggacctttaAGGATTATTTATACAACAAATCTGAACCTCAACAGAGATGGAAATACCCTTAAAACTTCCCAAGGGTGAAGTGGAAAGGGATAATTCACTCACCAAAAGCTGCCTGCCACCTATTAATGAGCACATCTCTAATCAACAGCCCTGAAGCTACAACTGGTACCTTCAGCTGTCATATTCTTACAGTATAACTCTGCCACATTGGAATGACAGAAATTACTACCGTCACCATGGTCCTTGCATCCCTCTGTGGAGCTCCTCTCCCATCCTCCTGGCCCTTCAGCATGCAGAAAACCCCACGATTGCCTGAATTACTTCACACAAACAACCATTTCCCAAGTGCAGGATGACTCCCACGGTCTGGGAATGAACGAAAGGGAGCACAGCCTCAATGAGCTGGAATGAGAACATCTCAAGGAAGACTTCTGATAGGAACTGCTGCACCTTTTGATTGCAATTCTTCTGTTTTCGGATGCACTCCTTTATTTCACAGTAAGAGAtcaggaaaacaagaagagaCGCTCCGTCCCCGAGGTCATTTCACAAACCTTCTCTAGGCAGGAGCCATCTGGCCCCGCCCCCTATTCTAGCCACGCCCACTTGCATCTCATTACCGATTACCCCACCCCCTTGGTCAAGCCCCGCCCCCTTCCTGCTGTCGACCTTAGACTCACTCCCTCACCCCCTCCCCTTTGGGCCCCGCCCCCCCTCCAGGCCCCGCCCCCGCGCCCCCTCCGCCTCACTCACGCGGGCGGTTCTTGCGGACCGAGTCCCGCCGAAGGCCGCAGGCTGCGCCGCCCCCCTCGCAGTGCTCCGGTCCCGCCGCCGCGCTTCCAGCGCCCGTCCCGCCGCCGCTCCATCGCCGCGGCTTCCCCGCTTCCGCTTCCCGCCTCCGAGGTTTCTCATCCGCGCCGCCGCCGTTGCGCCGCGGCTCCATCCGCCGCACGGCCCGGCCCCATGGGCCGCTCGCG
The Lagopus muta isolate bLagMut1 chromosome 4, bLagMut1 primary, whole genome shotgun sequence genome window above contains:
- the PANK2 gene encoding pantothenate kinase 2, mitochondrial isoform X2, which gives rise to MEPRRNGGGADEKPRRREAEAGKPRRWSGGGTGAGSAAAGPEHCEGGGAACGLRRDSVRKNRPLFPWFGLDIGGTLVKLVYFEPKDITAEEEDEEVENLKNIRKYLTSNVAYGSTGIRDVHLELKDLSLCGRKGNLHFIRFPTHDMPAFIQMGSEKHFSSLHTTLCATGGGAYKFEQDFLTMGDLQLRKLDELDCLIKGVLYIDSVGFNGRSECYYFQHPTDTERCQKLPFTLRNPYPLLLVNIGSGVSILAVYSKENYRRVTGTSLGGGTFFGLCCLLTGCSTFEEAMEMASRGDSTKVDKLVRDIYGGDYERFGLPGWAVASSFGNMMSKEKRESVSKEDLAKATLITITNNIGSIARMCALNENIDRVVFIGNFLRINTISMKLLAYALDYWSKGQLKALFLEHEGYFGAVGALLELLDSA
- the PANK2 gene encoding pantothenate kinase 2, mitochondrial isoform X1, with the protein product MIWDHGVISAALSVISSVRDKLGAMQWVSSCVPSCTSALLLKKLQAFKLPSSSALHSLPSLIVPLDTISQSTASHQPLWRKLTVSQMKPGQPHWTGSTAVFPWFGLDIGGTLVKLVYFEPKDITAEEEDEEVENLKNIRKYLTSNVAYGSTGIRDVHLELKDLSLCGRKGNLHFIRFPTHDMPAFIQMGSEKHFSSLHTTLCATGGGAYKFEQDFLTMGDLQLRKLDELDCLIKGVLYIDSVGFNGRSECYYFQHPTDTERCQKLPFTLRNPYPLLLVNIGSGVSILAVYSKENYRRVTGTSLGGGTFFGLCCLLTGCSTFEEAMEMASRGDSTKVDKLVRDIYGGDYERFGLPGWAVASSFGNMMSKEKRESVSKEDLAKATLITITNNIGSIARMCALNENIDRVVFIGNFLRINTISMKLLAYALDYWSKGQLKALFLEHEGYFGAVGALLELLDSA